In a single window of the Acyrthosiphon pisum isolate AL4f chromosome X, pea_aphid_22Mar2018_4r6ur, whole genome shotgun sequence genome:
- the LOC100570854 gene encoding SCAN domain-containing protein 3-like yields the protein MISVNADEFLDNKDPTLKDNLIQRKQDIAYLTDLFSKFNEVNFQLQGDNLNLIKTKSIIAAFLVRINLMKQNIGRHEFSHFPKLSRMNCQDDDVSAYVQHLNALHTDFKIRFEDILTLEIPQWIINPYIDIEESDIVLQEELIGISTNEELKGQFRNGYQQFWLQRDIPVIYPGLWSIARKFLIAFPSSYCVERGFSTVVNLLTKKRNRLEITDRGDLRLNLTSLKPNIENLLSKHQAHPSH from the exons ATGATATCGGTCAACGCCGATG AGTTTTTGGATAACAAAGATCCTACATTAAAAGACAATTTGATCCAAAGGAAGCAAGACATTGCTTATTTAAcagatttattttctaaatttaatgaGGTTAATTTTCAGTTACAAGgcgataatttaaatttaataaaaacaaaatcaatcatCGCAGCTTTTCTGGTcagaattaatttaatgaagCAAAACATTGGACGACATGAATTTTCTCACTTTCCCAAATTGTCACGTATGAACTGTCAGGATGATGACGTTTCGGCTTACGTTCAACATTTAAATGCCCTTCACACTGACTTTAAAATCAGATTTGAGGATATTTTGACATTGGAAATACCACAGTGGATTATTAATCCATACATTGACATTGAAGAATCGGATATCGTATTACAAGAAGAACTGATCGGAATAAGTACTAACGAAGAACTTAAAGGACAATTTAGAAATGGGTATCAGCAATTCTGGCTTCAGAGAGACATACCTGTTATTTATCCTGGTTTATGGAGTATCGCAAGAAAGTTTTTGATAGCTTTTCCTTCATCATACTGCGTTGAAAGGGGTTTCAGCACAGTTGTCAATCttcttacaaaaaaaagaaacagaTTGGAAATTACCGATAGAGGAGATTTGAGGTTAAATCTGACTAGTTTAAAgccaaatattgaaaatttacttTCAAAGCATCAGGCTCACCCTtcccattaa
- the LOC115033297 gene encoding uncharacterized protein LOC115033297, with protein sequence MFIPLLDSIIEDLNRRFTLPSMEAYDLSLFIPTTFLQQKMYCTSEYQDRVSNVSKRFSSIEPNILHGKTILGELEIWCQKWKIIAEEGIEKCPNNAIEAFSSCNAKVFPNIKSFLQILSTMPVGVASAERSFSTLRRMKTWLRSRMGETRLTGLCLLHVHREVNVNELIQSVIERFANKKQRRLDFVL encoded by the exons ATGTTTATTCCATTGTTGGATTCAATAATTGAAGATCTTAATAGACGCTTTACATTACCAAGTATGGAAGCTTatgatttaagtttatttataccAACAACTTTTTTGCAACAAAAAATGTACTGTACCTCAGAATATCAAGATAGAGTATCTAATGTATCAAAGAGATTTTCTTCGATTGAACCAAATATACTACATGGCAAAactattttag gtgaaTTAGAAATCTGGTgccaaaaatggaaaataattgcTGAAGAAGGAATTGAAAAATGTCCTAATAATGCAATAGAAGCCTTTTCTTCTTGTAATGCTAAAGTTTTTCCAAACATCAAAtcgtttttacaaatattatctaCAATGCCTGTTGGAGTGGCATCGGCTGAAAGAAGCTTTTCCACTCTTCGCAGGATGAAAACTTGGTTGCGGTCTAGGATGGGTGAAACGCGGCTAACAGGTCTTTGTTTATTACACGTGCATAGGGAAGTAAATGTAAACGAATTAATACAATCTGTCATAGAACGCTTTGCCAATAAAAAACAGCGACGTTTAGACTTTGTTTTGTAA
- the LOC103309611 gene encoding jerky protein homolog-like: MLSVGRPCDLQDEEEKSLVEGLITASKWGFPLTCFEVHLMVKHYLDRKGLTAKQFKNNMPGPDWAKSFLKRHNSTLTIRLSENIKRSRPNISIETITHFFNELSQTLEGVPPDAIINYDETNLTDDPGKVKVICRRGTKHVDYLLDSLKASTSVMFSGPASGVMLPVYVVYKSEHLYPSWTYHGPQKTRFNRSKSGWFDMKIFEDWYFEVVLPYFRTINANKKVMIGDNLASHVSEEVIKSCAENGISFVLLPPNTTHLTQSLDVAFFRPLKLKWRDVLRSWKNKNIGTLPKTQFPGLLKNSITVFEDPDDPDPLQPELEIESPLVITIPASNEPVASSSQVNSMSTINMYDSDDVDDDENFKKKT; encoded by the exons atgctCTCAGTTGGTCGACCATGTGATCTTCAAGATGAAGAGGAGAAAAGTTTAGTTGAAGGATTAATAACTGCAAGTAAATGGGGATTTCCATTAACTTGTTTTGAGGTTCATTTGATGGTTAAACACTATTTAGATAGAAAAGGTTTAACTGCAAAACAGTTTAAGAATAACATGCCAGGACCTGACTGGGCAAAATCATTCCTTAAACGTCATAATTCTACATTAACCATACGTTTATCTGAGAATATAAAACGCTCTAGAccaaatatttcaattgaaacaataacacatttttttaatgagttaAGCCAGACCTTGGAAGGTGTACCCCCAGATGCTATCATCAATTATGATGAAACCAACCTTACCGATGACCCGGGAAAAGTAAAAGTTATATGTCGACGTGGTACTAAGCATGTGGATTATTTATTGGACTCTTTAAAAGCTAGTACGTCTGTTATGTTTAGTGGGCCAGCTTCAGGTGTCATGTTGCCAGTGTATGTTGTGTATAAATCTGAGCATTTGTACCCTAGTTGGACATACCATGGTCCACAAAAAACACGTTTCAACAGATCCAAGAGTGGTTGGTTTGACATGAAAATCTTTGAAGACTGGTATTTTGAAGTAGTTTTGCCATATTTCAGGACTATAAATGCTAACAAAAAGGTCATGATTGGTGATAATTTGGCTAGCCATGTGTCAGAAGAGGTAATCAAATCATGTGCAGAAAATGGTATAAGTTTTGTTCTTCTTCCCCCTAATACAACACATCTGACACAATCACTCGATGTGGCATTTTTCAGACCTCTTAAATTAAAGTGGAGAGATGTCTTAAGaagttggaaaaataaaaacattggtACCTTGCCTAAAACTCAATTTCCAGGgctacttaaaaat AGTATCACTGTATTTGAAGATCCAGATGATCCAGATCCATTACAACCAGAGTTAGAAATTGAAAGTCCTCTAGTTATAACTATACCAGCAAGTAATGAACCAGTTGCAAGTTCTTCTCAGGTTAATAGTATGTCTACAATCAACATGTATGATTCAGATGATGTTGATGATgatgaaaactttaaaaaaaaaacttaa